The Bacteroidia bacterium genome contains a region encoding:
- a CDS encoding ABC transporter ATP-binding protein, which produces MKLLLSYLRNYWKLILLALFLAAVNQLFSLIDPLIFQRIIDGYVTDFGDQTVDEFIRGAGLLILLAMGAAMVSRIAKAFQDFYVNTITQRLGAQIYNDGIRHSLELPYQVFEDQRSGETLGIIQKVREDVQKLISAMINVLFTSLVGIIFVVVYAINVYWVIAPVYFSMIPILGYLSSVLSKRIKKIQKRIVGDTTALAGSTTESLRNIELVKSLGLSKQEITRLNSTTDKILILELKKVKYLRSLSFIQGTIVNLMRNVILFFMLFLIFSEDITTGQFFALFIYSFFIFGPLQELGNIINIYREAEVSLANFKRIIESPVEPRPAKPVKLEAVNELEFSEVVFQHQTARQPALNGISFSTRLGETIAFVGPSGSGKTTLVKLLVGLYHPREGDIKYNGHSYNAVSLEELREQIGFVTQDTQLFSGTIRENLLFVQPNATDDQILEVLNKAACQNLLARADKGLDTVIGEGGVKVSGGEKQRLSIARALLRHPTLLVFDEATSALDSITEEEINQTIRDVSERKDHITILIAHRLSTVMHSDQIHVLERGRIVESGKHLDLLDKKGLYYAMWRQQIGERSSGHETDIVETNQESWG; this is translated from the coding sequence ATGAAGCTACTTCTCTCCTACCTCCGCAATTATTGGAAACTTATACTCCTGGCTCTCTTCCTGGCAGCCGTCAATCAGCTTTTCTCTCTTATTGATCCGCTCATATTCCAGCGCATTATTGATGGCTATGTCACTGATTTTGGTGATCAGACTGTTGACGAATTTATCAGAGGAGCGGGTTTGTTGATTCTGCTGGCGATGGGTGCTGCTATGGTTTCGCGAATTGCCAAGGCCTTCCAGGATTTTTATGTGAATACCATTACCCAGCGACTGGGGGCGCAGATCTATAATGATGGAATTCGCCATTCTCTGGAATTGCCGTATCAGGTGTTTGAAGACCAGCGCAGTGGCGAAACGCTCGGAATTATCCAAAAAGTGCGGGAGGATGTTCAGAAGTTGATCTCCGCGATGATCAATGTACTTTTTACCTCTCTAGTGGGGATCATTTTCGTGGTGGTTTATGCCATCAATGTTTATTGGGTCATCGCCCCCGTTTATTTCTCCATGATCCCCATACTCGGCTATCTCAGTTCGGTGCTGAGCAAGCGCATCAAAAAAATACAGAAGCGAATAGTGGGGGATACCACCGCGCTTGCCGGAAGTACAACCGAATCGCTCCGGAACATTGAATTGGTGAAAAGCCTGGGACTTAGCAAGCAGGAAATCACCCGCCTCAATTCCACCACCGATAAAATACTCATCCTCGAATTAAAGAAGGTGAAATATCTGCGCAGCCTCAGTTTCATCCAGGGCACCATTGTAAACCTGATGCGGAATGTGATCCTCTTTTTTATGCTGTTTCTCATTTTCTCAGAGGATATTACCACCGGGCAGTTTTTCGCACTTTTTATCTACTCATTTTTCATTTTCGGGCCATTGCAGGAGTTGGGTAATATTATCAATATTTACCGTGAAGCGGAGGTTTCACTGGCTAACTTCAAACGAATTATCGAATCTCCGGTGGAACCCAGGCCAGCGAAGCCGGTGAAGCTGGAGGCTGTGAATGAACTTGAATTCAGCGAAGTTGTGTTTCAGCATCAAACTGCCCGCCAGCCGGCCCTGAATGGAATATCATTTAGCACCAGGCTGGGTGAGACCATAGCGTTTGTGGGTCCTTCAGGGTCGGGCAAAACCACTTTAGTAAAGTTGCTAGTTGGGCTTTATCATCCCAGAGAAGGCGATATAAAGTACAATGGCCATTCCTACAATGCTGTGAGCCTGGAGGAATTGCGGGAACAGATTGGCTTTGTAACACAGGACACACAATTGTTTTCAGGGACGATCCGGGAAAACCTCCTCTTCGTTCAACCCAATGCTACCGATGACCAGATTCTGGAAGTGCTGAATAAAGCGGCCTGCCAGAATTTACTTGCCCGTGCTGATAAAGGGCTGGATACCGTGATTGGGGAAGGAGGCGTAAAGGTATCGGGCGGTGAGAAGCAGCGGCTTTCCATTGCCCGCGCATTACTTCGTCATCCCACGCTCCTGGTTTTTGATGAAGCTACCTCAGCGCTCGATTCTATTACTGAGGAGGAGATCAACCAAACCATACGTGATGTTTCAGAGCGCAAGGATCATATTACAATTCTCATTGCCCACCGGCTGAGCACGGTAATGCATTCAGATCAGATCCATGTGCTGGAGCGGGGCAGGATCGTAGAGTCCGGAAAGCATCTGGATTTGCTGGACAAGAAGGGATTATATTATGCCATGTGGCGCCAGCAGATAGGAGAGCGGAGTTCCGGACATGAGACAGATATTGTTGAAACCAATCAGGAAAGCTGGGGTTGA
- a CDS encoding RNA-binding protein has product MNIFCGSLPFSLGENELQELFEQYGEVSSAKIITDKATGRSKGFGFVEMPDDDNAQRAVEELNGSEVQGREIVVNKAEERKPDSRRGGGGGGYGGGGSRGGSGGGGYGRREGGGGGGYNKGGNDRRY; this is encoded by the coding sequence ATGAACATTTTTTGTGGCAGCCTCCCTTTCTCCTTAGGAGAAAACGAACTGCAGGAACTATTTGAACAGTATGGTGAAGTATCATCAGCGAAGATCATTACAGACAAAGCCACTGGCAGAAGCAAGGGTTTTGGATTCGTAGAAATGCCCGATGACGACAACGCACAAAGGGCAGTTGAAGAACTGAACGGCTCTGAAGTACAAGGCCGTGAAATCGTGGTCAACAAAGCCGAAGAAAGGAAACCCGACAGCCGCAGAGGCGGTGGTGGTGGTGGCTACGGTGGCGGTGGCAGCCGTGGCGGCAGTGGTGGCGGTGGCTATGGCCGCAGAGAAGGCGGTGGTGGCGGTGGCTACAACAAAGGCGGCAACGACAGAAGATACTAA
- the wecB gene encoding UDP-N-acetylglucosamine 2-epimerase (non-hydrolyzing): MKKIISVVGARPNFIKVAPLHKAFVKNHSQKVQHLICHTGQHFDKKMSDIFFEQLGLPKPHFHLGISGGSHAQQVAQIMMAFEEVLLKEKPDLVLVVGDVNSTMACTVVASKLQIQVAHVEAGLRSFDRTMPEEINRMVTDVLADYLFVTEPSGMKNLANEGISDEKVFFTGNVMIDSLVALTPKIDASEIFDQLNIKQGDYILGTFHRPANVDDPEFLQKLVTTLNYLAKFKKLIFPAHPRTTKHMKANGLYDKLDKNVILTEPIGYIDFLALVKHADLIVTDSGGIQEESTFLGVQCITVRDNTERPVTVDLGTNQLIGTNLDAVKKAAEGVLSGNRKSGRVPELWDGEAAGRITEILVNVLTGNAKPANSTVRV, from the coding sequence TTGAAAAAGATCATCTCAGTAGTAGGGGCACGGCCCAATTTCATCAAAGTTGCTCCGCTTCATAAAGCATTCGTTAAAAATCACTCGCAGAAGGTTCAACACCTCATCTGCCATACCGGGCAGCATTTTGATAAAAAGATGAGCGACATATTTTTTGAGCAGCTCGGATTACCGAAACCGCATTTCCACTTAGGAATAAGCGGAGGCTCCCACGCACAACAGGTAGCACAGATCATGATGGCTTTTGAAGAAGTGCTGCTGAAGGAAAAACCTGACCTGGTGCTGGTAGTGGGTGATGTAAATTCAACAATGGCCTGCACTGTGGTAGCTTCCAAGCTGCAAATTCAGGTGGCGCATGTGGAAGCCGGACTACGCAGCTTTGACCGAACCATGCCCGAAGAGATCAACCGGATGGTAACCGATGTTCTCGCAGATTATCTTTTCGTGACCGAACCGAGCGGAATGAAGAACCTTGCGAATGAAGGAATCAGCGATGAAAAAGTATTCTTTACGGGCAATGTAATGATTGACAGCCTGGTTGCGCTTACACCAAAAATTGACGCTTCAGAAATTTTCGACCAACTGAACATTAAGCAGGGTGATTACATCCTCGGAACCTTTCATCGTCCGGCCAATGTGGATGATCCTGAATTTTTGCAGAAACTGGTAACCACGTTAAATTATCTGGCAAAATTTAAGAAACTGATTTTCCCAGCTCACCCACGGACCACGAAGCACATGAAAGCGAATGGGCTTTATGACAAGCTTGACAAAAATGTGATCTTGACAGAACCCATTGGCTACATTGATTTTCTTGCCCTGGTAAAACATGCTGACCTGATTGTGACTGACAGTGGCGGCATCCAGGAAGAAAGCACCTTTTTGGGTGTGCAGTGCATTACGGTACGGGACAACACTGAGCGACCCGTAACGGTGGATCTGGGGACAAATCAACTGATTGGGACCAACCTGGATGCGGTGAAGAAAGCGGCTGAGGGGGTGCTCTCAGGCAATCGCAAATCCGGCAGAGTGCCGGAATTATGGGATGGGGAAGCGGCTGGACGAATCACGGAAATTCTTGTGAATGTATTGACAGGCAATGCGAAACCTGCCAATAGCACAGTTCGCGTTTAG
- a CDS encoding DUF354 domain-containing protein, with protein MKIVFHLAHPAHFHLFKEAIQDLQKRHEVMITYNEKDVLENLLASSSLKQYSVKIKATTNTSSKLGLMTQFLSKNLGYYKTVKNFRPDLMLGTSIIISLMGKLLGRPSVIVNEDDFDVVAKTANVGYPFANYILCPHVVRTTRFDTKSVKYKGYHELAYLSPKYFHPDRKLIEPLFDGQEKYFILRFAKLTAHHDEGKTGMTPELTERIISLLKPRGKIYITSERELEPQFEPYRISIDPMDMHHAMYFASMYIGDSQTMAAEAAVLGTPSIRFNDFVGKLSYLDELEFQHHLTFGIPTSEPERLVSQVKELLNIPDIREIWAKRRQEMLAEKIDVTAFMIWFIENYPKSAQQMLADSHTQKQFMEQPATFQIAS; from the coding sequence ATGAAGATTGTATTTCACCTTGCCCACCCAGCCCATTTCCATCTGTTTAAAGAAGCTATCCAGGACCTGCAAAAGCGTCATGAGGTGATGATCACCTACAATGAAAAAGACGTTTTGGAGAACCTGCTGGCAAGTTCATCGCTGAAGCAGTACAGCGTTAAGATCAAGGCCACTACCAACACCTCATCTAAGCTGGGGCTGATGACGCAGTTCCTGAGCAAGAATCTGGGGTATTACAAAACGGTGAAGAATTTTAGACCAGACCTTATGCTGGGGACTTCCATTATTATTTCGCTAATGGGGAAGCTTCTGGGCAGACCGAGCGTAATTGTAAACGAGGATGATTTTGATGTGGTGGCAAAAACAGCCAATGTAGGGTATCCATTCGCCAATTATATTCTTTGTCCGCACGTAGTACGTACCACACGTTTTGATACTAAGTCGGTGAAATATAAAGGCTATCATGAACTGGCGTATTTGTCACCCAAATATTTTCATCCAGACAGAAAACTGATTGAACCGCTATTTGATGGCCAGGAGAAATATTTCATTTTACGCTTTGCCAAACTAACGGCACACCATGATGAGGGTAAAACCGGTATGACCCCTGAACTGACCGAGCGCATTATTTCGTTGCTGAAACCACGCGGCAAGATCTATATTACCTCCGAACGGGAGTTGGAGCCGCAGTTTGAGCCATACCGCATTTCTATTGATCCCATGGATATGCACCATGCCATGTATTTTGCGAGCATGTATATTGGCGACAGCCAGACAATGGCTGCGGAGGCTGCGGTGTTGGGCACACCATCCATCCGCTTCAATGATTTTGTGGGTAAGCTAAGTTACCTGGACGAGCTTGAGTTTCAGCACCATCTTACCTTTGGCATTCCTACCTCTGAACCGGAGAGACTTGTGAGCCAGGTTAAGGAATTATTGAACATTCCCGATATAAGGGAAATATGGGCTAAACGAAGACAGGAAATGCTGGCCGAAAAAATTGACGTTACAGCCTTCATGATCTGGTTCATTGAAAATTACCCAAAAAGTGCCCAGCAAATGCTGGCCGACTCGCACACCCAGAAACAATTTATGGAACAACCGGCAACTTTCCAGATCGCAAGCTGA
- a CDS encoding formyltransferase family protein codes for MRIFIITMDDPVYTVPFFKEILEKRHNDVVGLAVPQGDRLTIGKNRSKTTYLLSLLLIMGLPSFMKYSLITYGYKLKKKLSGKVPGVNDPSIIAVAKEYGIPTHEIKTPNSKSFRAMLRELKPDVIINQSQSIIKKELLEIPTIGVLNRHNALLPKNRGRLTPFWVMKKGEKETGVSIHFVDEGIDSGQIVVQEKFPVEKDDTFNTIVRKNYTLAAKAMLKALDVLERGDYKLLDNPDDAATYNTVPTFKDALQYRASRLKKAFS; via the coding sequence ATGAGAATATTTATTATAACAATGGACGACCCGGTCTATACCGTTCCGTTTTTTAAGGAAATACTGGAAAAGCGTCACAATGACGTGGTTGGCCTGGCAGTGCCGCAGGGAGACCGGCTCACCATCGGGAAGAACCGTAGCAAAACCACCTACCTCCTCAGCCTGCTGCTGATTATGGGACTGCCAAGCTTTATGAAGTATTCGCTGATTACGTATGGCTATAAGCTGAAAAAGAAGCTGAGCGGAAAAGTGCCGGGCGTAAATGACCCGTCCATTATTGCGGTGGCTAAGGAATATGGCATTCCGACCCATGAAATAAAGACACCCAACAGCAAAAGCTTCCGTGCAATGCTGCGGGAGTTGAAACCGGATGTGATTATTAACCAGAGCCAGAGCATCATCAAGAAGGAACTGTTGGAAATCCCCACGATTGGCGTATTGAACAGGCACAATGCGCTTTTGCCCAAAAACCGCGGAAGGCTTACACCATTTTGGGTAATGAAAAAAGGAGAGAAAGAGACCGGGGTTTCCATACATTTTGTGGATGAAGGCATTGATTCGGGACAGATCGTGGTGCAGGAAAAATTCCCGGTAGAGAAAGATGACACGTTTAATACGATTGTAAGGAAAAACTATACTTTGGCAGCTAAGGCCATGCTCAAGGCATTGGATGTGCTTGAGCGGGGAGACTATAAATTATTGGATAATCCTGATGATGCCGCCACATATAATACGGTACCCACTTTTAAAGATGCATTGCAATACCGGGCAAGCCGGCTAAAAAAAGCTTTCTCATGA
- a CDS encoding polysaccharide deacetylase family protein, with translation MEKYCLLTNDVETHSIWYNTLRDETGKKVLEEGMPILLDLYQKYNVKSTFYFTGYIAEKFPEVVKMILPYGHEVGSHGYSHEVFHGFDVLSYKDQVEHLRKSKQILEDISGQEVISFRAPALRVNSNTSHALIETGFRTDSSVASQRFDMFMSFGGLKKLKWLSAPRLPYRTAEGNLFKKGNSPLVEIPLTAMIFPYVGTTMRIFPTVTKMQRQVLHAETSMSGKPLVFDIHPNEFIEEANGARTVERRATNFVSYVLADLIRGQLKVKNLGRKAIPLYENKISYYSKRGYKFLTIQDYCKEKGLL, from the coding sequence TTGGAAAAATATTGTTTGCTGACCAACGATGTGGAGACACATTCTATTTGGTACAACACATTGCGGGATGAGACGGGAAAAAAGGTACTGGAAGAGGGAATGCCTATCCTTCTCGATCTCTATCAGAAATATAATGTAAAGAGCACGTTTTATTTCACGGGCTATATTGCTGAGAAGTTCCCGGAAGTGGTGAAGATGATACTTCCCTACGGACATGAAGTAGGCTCGCACGGCTACTCCCACGAGGTTTTTCATGGATTCGATGTGCTTTCATACAAGGACCAGGTGGAGCACCTGCGAAAATCGAAGCAGATCCTCGAAGATATTTCGGGGCAGGAAGTAATATCCTTCCGGGCACCTGCGCTCCGGGTCAATTCAAATACATCCCATGCGCTCATTGAAACCGGGTTCAGGACTGACAGCTCGGTGGCCTCACAGCGGTTCGATATGTTTATGTCGTTTGGCGGCCTCAAAAAGCTGAAGTGGCTGTCTGCGCCACGGCTTCCTTACCGCACGGCTGAAGGAAACCTGTTTAAAAAGGGAAACAGTCCGCTGGTGGAAATTCCGTTGACAGCCATGATCTTTCCTTATGTTGGCACCACGATGCGTATATTCCCCACGGTTACGAAGATGCAACGCCAGGTTTTGCATGCTGAAACATCAATGTCAGGCAAGCCGCTGGTTTTCGATATTCATCCCAACGAATTTATAGAGGAAGCAAACGGAGCACGTACTGTGGAGCGCAGGGCCACCAACTTTGTCAGCTACGTGCTGGCCGACCTGATCCGCGGCCAGTTGAAGGTGAAGAACCTGGGCCGCAAAGCCATTCCTCTATATGAAAATAAGATCAGCTATTACAGCAAGCGCGGTTATAAATTTTTAACCATACAAGACTATTGCAAGGAGAAAGGACTGCTATGA